TTAGTAGGCGTATTTTAAAAAGTGGTCAAAGTGTTGGATATGGCGCTAAATTTAGCGCAAAAGAAGATATAAATGTAGCCACTTATGATCTTGGATATGGCGATGGATTGCTAAGATACAATGGATGTGGTGAGCTAAGACTTGCCAATAACGAGCCAATACTGGGCAAAATTTCTATGGATAGCTTTAGTTGTAAAGATAGCGGCGAGTGGGTCTGTGTCTTTGAGGATGCAAATATTTGGGCAAAATTTTTTGATACGATAAGTTATGATATTTTAGTAAAGCTCTCGCCAAATATCACTAGGAAATTTATATAAAGGCAATATATGAAAAAGATTGTTTTATTAGCTCTTGCTAGCCTTGCTTTTGGTGTGCAAGAGAGTGAGTTTAAAATTTATGAGCAGATATTAAATCAGCTTGATACTAAGCAGATCCCAGCTTTTGTCGTCCAAACTGCAAAGCCAAATTTGCCAAGCAGGGTCGATGAGATGATTACGCTAAAAGATGTAAGCAGCAGCGGGCTAAACATACACGGTGAGTTTGTTTTAAACGAGACCAAGACAAAGAGAATAAAAGGCTACAACAAAGCTCAAATTTTAGCTTTAAAAGATGAGTTTTATAAAAATGGAAAAGATGCGCTTTGCAATTCAGGTATGGCAAGAGCTGTGCTAAATCGTGGCATCACTCTAAGTGGTAGTTACAGCTTTGAGGGTAGGCATTTTTTTGATATAAATTTGGATAAAAGTAGTTGCGAGTAGTCATTTTTTTACTGTTTTTTTACTCGCTTGCCCTGGCTCTTACGCCAGATATGGCAGCGAAAAATCATGCAACTTACTACAAAAAAAAGCTCCCATTTATCTGCACGCCAACACTTACGCTTAATGATATCTTAAATATCGGTGATACGCTCATTTATAGATATGCCATCAAACACGCAAGAAAGCAAGAGATTAAAAGGCTTGAAGAGAAAGAGCTTTTAGAATTTATCGAAGCTATCAAAAAAGAGAATTTGCGAACTGCTTGCAAAGATAAAGAGATCTTAAATATGCTAAGCATCGGTGTCACCTTGGATGAGCTTTTCTATTCAGAAAATGGTGAGCTTATTTTTGAGTATACTATAGAAGATCGTGACTGCAAGATATTGCAGTGAAATTTGGGGCTAAATTTCGGTTTTTTGGTTGAAAATTTGATCCTTTACAATTTTAAAATTCTATTTACTTACAAGAATCGACTACTGATTTTAGGCCTCGAAAAGTTTGCCACTAAAATCAGAGCCGAAATTACTCGCTCATGAAATTTAAAATTTTTGTAAATTTATAAATTTAAAGCCAAAAAAGATGACAGAAAAAGAAATTTAGCCCAAATTTTACTAAAGGCTAAATTTTTACATACTTCTTTTTATTTCTTGCTCAAGCCTTTGAAGCTCAGCGATCCTATCGCTAGTGCTTGGATGCGTTCTAAAAAGTACGCCAAGCTTGTTAGTTAGCGAGCCAAATGGATTTACGATAAACATATGAGCACTTTGTTCGCTTGCATTTTGCATAATGTAAGAATTTGAGTAGCTCTCAAGCTTTCTTAGAGCACTTGCAAGCCACTCTGGGTGTCCTGTTAGATAGGCTGCGCCTTTGTCCGCCTTGTACTCGCGCTCCCTTGAGATCGCCATTTGGATGATTGTGGCAGCTATTGGCATGAGTATAGCAAGTGCTAGCATAACGATGGCATTACCGCCACCTCTTCTTGAACCGCTGCTTTGCCCAGCAATACCACCAATCTTAGCAAAATTTGCAAGCATTGCGATAGCGCCAGCTAGTATGGCAGCGATTGAGCCAGTTAGGATGTCGTAATGCCTTACGTGGCTTAGCTCGTGAGCTAGCACACCCTCGATCTCGTTTTCATTTAAAATTTTTAAAAGCCCCTCGGTTACTGCAACGGCTGCATGGCTTGGGTTTCTGCCCGTGGCAAAGGCATTTGGTACCTCTTCTGGTATGATGTAAATTTTTGGCATAGGCAAATTTGCCTTTTGTGTGAGACGAGATACGATCTCATAAAGCCCGTGAGCGTTACTCTCATCGACTGGGATAGCGTTATATCTTTTAAGCACCAGAGTATCACTAAAAAAATATGAAAAGATATTTGTGCCAGTTGCTATCAAAAAGGCGATCATCATGCCATGCTCACCGCCAATATATCCGCCAACAGCGATAAAAATCAGCATTAAAGTAACCATTAAAAAAGCAGTTTTAAAAATTTCCATTTTTGTCCTTATTCTTTTATAGCATTTGGCAAGATCGCAGCATCGATGTTAAATTTTACAAGTTGTGTCAGTTCGATTTCGTCTTTTATTAAAACAGCTATAAGCGCGTCAAATAAATAACTCTCAGCAATCTTTGCTAAATCTTTTGCAATGTCAATATCGGCAATAATAAATTTTGCTCCAGCAGCGTTTGCGACGATAGCTTCATTTAAATTTGAGACAAGGACGCTAAAGCTAGCACCAAGACTTAACGCTTTTTTTATCAAATTTCTATCAAATTTAAAAAGATTTTGCCTACCACTTAGCACATCTGCCTCGCCCTCACAAAGAAACAGTGGCTCAAATTTGATCAGCTCATCACCTAAAATTTTCATCTCTCACCCTTTATGCACTCTTTGCAGATGTATTTTCCGTCCCTTAGCACCATTTGATCGATGTCGCTAAAGACGCCGCATTTGCTGCACTCTTCGAAGTTGCTGGTGCTTATCTTGTCGCTTTTTTTTCTATTTTTAAAAAATATGATGTAAATCGCAACCAAAATCGCTACAAAAAGCAAGTATTTCAATGTATCTCCCCTCGGTTTTTGAGATTAAAAAATATGTAGTTTCTGTTTTTTTCATTATAAATTTGTGCGTCTATGCCTGAAATTTCCTCCATGACGCTAGAGCCCTTGTAGATGAGAAATTTAGTGCTCTCATCATAAAATCCCTTGCAAATTTTTATAAGCTCTTTTGTCTTGCTAAGCGCCCTTGAAGTGATGAGATCAGCCGTAAATTTATCTGCAAGCTCGATCTTTTGGCTATGAACTTCTAAATTTTGCAAGCTAAGCTCGATCTTAGCGTAGCTTAGAAATGATGACTTTTTGGCTATCGGCTCAAAAAGGTGCCACTTAGTGTGCGGCATCGCAAGTGCTAGAAATATCGCTGGAAAGCCAGCCCCACTGCCAACATCGATCGCAGTTTTAGCACTTAGATCAAAAATTTCAAGCGGCTTTATGCTATCAAGCACCTGCTCGCTTATGTCTTTATAATTGCTTAAGCTATGAACCTTATTAAATTTAGCAAAAATTTGAGCGTAAGCCTTTACTTTTTTGTTAAATTCAGCTGGCAAGCAAAGCTCATTTTTCATCACAAGATGTGTCCCATTTGCTCTTTTTTTACTTTCAAGTAGCCTTCGTTAAATTTGTTTGGTTTTATGACGATAGGCACGCGTTTTACAATCTTTACTGAGTTTAGTCCGTGAAGTTTTAATGGGTTATTTGTGAGTAAATTTACCTCTTTTATGCCGTAGTGATTTAAGATAAAGTCAACCACTTCGTATGTCCTCTCATCAGCCTTAAAACCTAGCTGGTGATTGGCTTCTATCGTGTCAAAGCCCTTGTCTTGGAGGCTGTAAGCGTTTATCTTGTTTAAAAGCCCGATATTTCTACCCTCTTGACGTAGGTAGATGACCATGCCGCCATTTTCTTCGATATATTTTAGGCTCGCTTCGAGCTGGTCGCGGCAGTCGCACTTTAGGCTTCCGATCGCATCGCCAGTTAGGCATTCGGAGTGAATTCTAAGATTTACCACTTCGCTTAGAGGCTCTTTGTAGATCACGAGGTGCTCTTTTGCCCCTTCTTTGAAGGCTTGAACCTTATAAGTGCCAAATCTTGAGGGTAGATTTGCTACATTTGAAATTTCTATTTTCATTTTAAATTTACTCCAACTATGCTAAACTAGCTAAAAATCAAGCATTTTAACAAAGAAAAGGCAAAAATATGTTTAAACGTTTTAGAAGATTGAGAATAAATCCAGCCCTAAGAGATATGATAAGAGAGACGAGCCTTAGCGTAAATGATTTTATTTATCCACTCTTTGTAGTCGAAGGCAAGGGCATTAAAAACGAAATTTCTTCAATGCCAGGCGTCTATCAAATGAGTATCGATGAGATTTTAAAAGAGTGCGAAGAGATAGTAAATTTAGGCATAAAATCGATCATTTTATTTGGCATACCAAGCCTAAAAGATAGCGTTGGCAGCGACGCACTAAGCAACGACGGTATCATCGCCACGACACTTCGAGCCATAAAAGATAAATTTCCAAATTTATTTGTCATCACAGATCTTTGCTTTTGCGAGTACACAGATCATGGCCACTGCGGCATTATCGACCACGTGCACAACACCATTGACAACGACGCCACACTTGAAATTTCAGCCAAACAAGCCTTGATACACGCTCAAAATGGCGCTGATATGATCGCACCAAGCGGTATGATGGATGGTATCATCGCAACGCTAAGAGAGGCGCTTGATAGCAATGGCTATGAAAATTTACCAGTGATGGCATACTCGACTAAATTTGCCTCAGCCTACTACGGACCATTTCGTGACGTGGCGCAAAGTGCACCAAGCTTTGGCGATAGAAAGAGTTACCAAATGGACAGCGCAAACCGCCTTGAAGCCATAAATGAGAGCTTGCAGGACGAGGCGCAAGGCGCTGATATATTGATGGTAAAGCCAGCGCTAGCCTATCTTGATGTTGTTAGAGAGCTTAGAAATTTAACCCTTCTACCAATCTGCGTCTATAACGTAAGCGGTGAGTATGCACTGCTAAAAGCTGGCGCAAAAGCTGGCATCATCGACTACGAGCGTGTTATGATGGAGACGCTTATCGGCTTTAAAAGAGCAGGGGCAAATTTGATCATCACTTATCACGCAAAAGAAGCAGCCAAAATTTTAAGGGGCTAAGATGAGGCATTTTTTGACGCTAAATGACTTTAGCAAAGATGAAATCGAGCAGATGATAAATTTAGCCCGCAAGATCAAAAAAGAGGCGAAAGCTAGAGAATTTAAGCCATATCTTAAAGACCAAAAGCTTGCGATGATATTTGAAAAAAGTTCAACTAGAACTAGAGTTAGCTTTGATGTTGGCATGCACGAGCTTGGCGGATATGCGCTATTTTTAAGCAAAAATGATATACAAATAGGCCGCGGCGAGCCTATACGAGATACCGCTAGAGTGATAAGCAGGATGTGCGACATGGCTATGCTAAGGGTCGATAGGCACGAGACGTTAGAAGAATTTGCTAAATTTTCAAGTGTGCCAGTGATAAACGGCTTAAGCGATAAATTTCACCCAGTGCAGCTCATGGCAGACTATCTAACTATGCTTGAATTTAGCGCAGGCGAGAAGGTCGCATACGTAGGAGATGGCAACAACATGACCCACTCGTGGCTCATGCTAGCAAGCAAACTTGGACTTGAACTAAGAGTGGCTACGCCAAAAGGCTATGAGGCGGACGCTGAAATTTTAAAAATGGCTAATGAAAACGCAAAAATTTCAGGTGCGAAAATTTTTATCACAAATGATATAAAAGAAGCGGTAAATGGTGCCGATGTAGTGACTACGGATACTTGGGTATCGATGGGGCAAGAGGCCGAGAAAGAGAAGAGACTAAAAGACTTTGCTGGATACTGCGTGGATGAAAATTTGATGAGCCTAGCTAAAAAAGATGCGATATTTTTGCACTGCCTACCAGCTTATAGAGGCTATGAGGTGAGCGAGACAGTTTTTGAGAAGCACGCGGATGAAATTTTTAGCGAGGCTGAAAACAGACTTCATGCCCAAAAAGGCGTTATGGTCTGGCTAAATGAGAGAAGAATATGAGCAAAGAGAAAAGTATATATGATGAGATAGATGAGATCGGCAATAGTCTTGGGCTGAGTAATCCTGAAAAGACGATCTTTGAGATAGTTTCAACCAAAAATCCAAATGAGCA
This window of the Campylobacter concisus genome carries:
- a CDS encoding peptide deformylase, with protein sequence MKKIVLLALASLAFGVQESEFKIYEQILNQLDTKQIPAFVVQTAKPNLPSRVDEMITLKDVSSSGLNIHGEFVLNETKTKRIKGYNKAQILALKDEFYKNGKDALCNSGMARAVLNRGITLSGSYSFEGRHFFDINLDKSSCE
- a CDS encoding flagellar protein FlaH, with the translated sequence MRVVIFLLFFYSLALALTPDMAAKNHATYYKKKLPFICTPTLTLNDILNIGDTLIYRYAIKHARKQEIKRLEEKELLEFIEAIKKENLRTACKDKEILNMLSIGVTLDELFYSENGELIFEYTIEDRDCKILQ
- the htpX gene encoding zinc metalloprotease HtpX, with protein sequence MEIFKTAFLMVTLMLIFIAVGGYIGGEHGMMIAFLIATGTNIFSYFFSDTLVLKRYNAIPVDESNAHGLYEIVSRLTQKANLPMPKIYIIPEEVPNAFATGRNPSHAAVAVTEGLLKILNENEIEGVLAHELSHVRHYDILTGSIAAILAGAIAMLANFAKIGGIAGQSSGSRRGGGNAIVMLALAILMPIAATIIQMAISREREYKADKGAAYLTGHPEWLASALRKLESYSNSYIMQNASEQSAHMFIVNPFGSLTNKLGVLFRTHPSTSDRIAELQRLEQEIKRSM
- the rsmG gene encoding 16S rRNA (guanine(527)-N(7))-methyltransferase RsmG, encoding MKNELCLPAEFNKKVKAYAQIFAKFNKVHSLSNYKDISEQVLDSIKPLEIFDLSAKTAIDVGSGAGFPAIFLALAMPHTKWHLFEPIAKKSSFLSYAKIELSLQNLEVHSQKIELADKFTADLITSRALSKTKELIKICKGFYDESTKFLIYKGSSVMEEISGIDAQIYNEKNRNYIFFNLKNRGEIH
- the ribA gene encoding GTP cyclohydrolase II produces the protein MKIEISNVANLPSRFGTYKVQAFKEGAKEHLVIYKEPLSEVVNLRIHSECLTGDAIGSLKCDCRDQLEASLKYIEENGGMVIYLRQEGRNIGLLNKINAYSLQDKGFDTIEANHQLGFKADERTYEVVDFILNHYGIKEVNLLTNNPLKLHGLNSVKIVKRVPIVIKPNKFNEGYLKVKKEQMGHIL
- the hemB gene encoding porphobilinogen synthase, giving the protein MFKRFRRLRINPALRDMIRETSLSVNDFIYPLFVVEGKGIKNEISSMPGVYQMSIDEILKECEEIVNLGIKSIILFGIPSLKDSVGSDALSNDGIIATTLRAIKDKFPNLFVITDLCFCEYTDHGHCGIIDHVHNTIDNDATLEISAKQALIHAQNGADMIAPSGMMDGIIATLREALDSNGYENLPVMAYSTKFASAYYGPFRDVAQSAPSFGDRKSYQMDSANRLEAINESLQDEAQGADILMVKPALAYLDVVRELRNLTLLPICVYNVSGEYALLKAGAKAGIIDYERVMMETLIGFKRAGANLIITYHAKEAAKILRG
- the argF gene encoding ornithine carbamoyltransferase — protein: MRHFLTLNDFSKDEIEQMINLARKIKKEAKAREFKPYLKDQKLAMIFEKSSTRTRVSFDVGMHELGGYALFLSKNDIQIGRGEPIRDTARVISRMCDMAMLRVDRHETLEEFAKFSSVPVINGLSDKFHPVQLMADYLTMLEFSAGEKVAYVGDGNNMTHSWLMLASKLGLELRVATPKGYEADAEILKMANENAKISGAKIFITNDIKEAVNGADVVTTDTWVSMGQEAEKEKRLKDFAGYCVDENLMSLAKKDAIFLHCLPAYRGYEVSETVFEKHADEIFSEAENRLHAQKGVMVWLNERRI